Genomic DNA from Pelagibaculum spongiae:
GTGGCTTGATTAGCTTTTCACGAGCCAGTGTGAATTTCATGGTATCCGTCTCAACCCTTATTAACTGGAGAGTGTACGCAATAAATTGGAGTAATCTTCGCCAATATCTCGCGTAGTTTCTCTTAATTCCTTAACTTTTCGACAGGCGTGCAGCACTGTAGTGTGATCTCGTCCACCAAAAGCTCTACCTAACTCAGGCAAGCTATGATTGGTTAACTCCTTAGCCAAGGCCATGGCAACCTGACGTGGACGAGCAATCGATCGGGTACGACGCTTTGACAGCAATTCGGTCACCGACATTTTATAGTACTCAGCAACTGTCTTTTGAATATTGTCGATCGACACTAATTTATCTTGCAACGCTAGCAAGTCTTTTAATGCATCTTTTACAAAATCCATCGTGATAGGCTTTCCGGTAAATTGCGCACTGGCAATTACCCGTTTTAATGCCCCTTCTAATTCACGAACATTAGATCGGATTTTTTTAGCAATAAAAAATGCGACTTCATAAGGCAATTGAACCCTTGCCTGCTCAGCTTTACTCATTAAAATAGCGACTCGCGTTTCTAGCTCAGGCGGCTCTAATTGAACCGTTAATCCCCAGCCAAAACGAGATTTTAATCGATCTTCCAAACCATTAATTTCTTTTGGATAACGGTCGCAAGTTAAAATAACCTGTTGCTGCCCTTCCAGAAGGTGATTAAAAGTGTGGAAAAATTCTTCTTGCGAACGTTCTTTACCGGCAAAAAACTGAATATCATCGATCATTAAAACATCGAGTGCGCGATAAAAACGTTTAAATTCTGCAATCGCATTATTTTGCAGCGCACGTACCATATCACCGACAAATCTTTCTGAATTTAAATATAAAACTCGAGCGTCGGGATTTTGCTGTAAAACTTGATTACCGATGGCATGCATCAAGTGGGTTTTACCCAGACCAACACCACCATATAAAAATAACGGATTGTAAGCCGTACCTGGATTTTCAGAAACCTGAAAAGCAGCAGCACGTGCTAACTGGTTAGATTTACCTTCAACAAAGTTATCGAAGGAAAATTGTCGATTAATACTACTACCAGTATCTACAAACAGACCACTGCGAGCCAACACCTGTTGAGGTGTTGCGCCTTGTGTGTAATTAACCGCTTCCATCGCCGCACCACCAACACCAGAACCCGGTGCAGCTTCTGCTTCTAATAAGGAAGCTTGAACTACCCGTTCAGGACGTCGTTGATTAGTACGGGTCACCCGGCGAGACTTACTACCACCTGAAACACCGGCAGCAATTGCAGGTTCAGCAGTAGTTTGAGGCTGGGGTTGTCGCATGGGTTGTTTACGCGCAGGGGCTTGCCGTGGTGCAGGTGATTCTGCTGCTGGGCGACGCGCTGGCTTTGCAGGCGTAGCTGGGGCAGTTCTCACCGTTGCAGCAGTTCGCGGCCTGGCAGGTGCGCTAGCAGTCGCCTGGTTTCGCGAGCCAATCTGTAAACAAACTTCCGGCGGATTGTCCGGAACAAATTCATCTAGCAGATCAACTATTCTACTCTGGTAGTTGCGCTTTACCCAGTCAACAACAAAGCGGTTCGGTGCAAATAGCACCAGCGAGCCGGCTTCTTCCTTTGCCTGAAGCGGACGCAACCACGTATTGAATTGTTGTTGAGGTAATTCATCTTGCAAACGAGCAAGACATTGGGACCAAAGGCTGTCAGTCACAGAATCCTCTCTATGAGCACCAATTTAGCCAACTCTCCACAAAAAGCCGAAGCATCTATTCTACCCCAGACAAACCTAGTTATCCACAAAACTTAGAAATCGTCTAGTTATAGTCGTTTGGGGTAGATAACTGCTAAAAATAGCCTTAAAAACCATTGATCAAGGCAGTATTAGGCAGTTGAAACTTTGATCCTTGGCAGAACAACTCTGTGGAAAACCTGTAGTTATCTCTGTACAAGCCCAGAACAACTTTATAGAAGTTCACAGATTTCAAAAAACTATCTACAGATAAAAAATCTATAAATAATCCTGTAAAACCTGTTCTATATGGGTTCTTCGATAATGGACAGGGATAACTTTTTTATTATTGTGTATGAAAATTCTCTCTTGGGATATCTTAAAAGCTGCTTAGAAAATTGATCAAATTGAGTTTGCTAGATAAAAGTAGCACTATCTATTAGAAAGATCGGTTTCCATTCACTTTTATAACAATCATCAGCTAAAACTGGCCAGATCTGCCAAGGATTTATTCAAGGACTATTATCCCCAAGCACGATGAGCCATTTAACAGTGATATTGGGAGTGTGGATAAATATGCTGATAACTATGGGGCAATTCCGGTAACAAAAATTGACCCTCTACTTATCCAGAATCTGTCCCGCGACAATACAGACTTAGTCCTATCAGTCACGCACACAAAAAACTGCTGTTAACCCATGATAAATAAAATATTTTCAGGGTTATTCGATTTGTTCACAGGGATTAATAATAAGAGTTAATAAAAACACTACGTGTTTACTTATTATTAGTTCTTTTTTAAAACCCCACCCAGATCGAAACCCTGAACATACTCGAGAGATTGATTTGACCAACGATTCAAAATTGGCTATTCCAGTATCTGAAAATAAAAAGTATCCGAAAACAACACTGGGTCGGAGTTAATCTGAAAACCAGGGAGTAGAGAAAATTGAAATTGAAAACCAAACCGTTGGACAATCCCCCGTCTCAAATCTCAACACCGCTGGTCAGCTGTTTCGCCAGAAAGCGCAGTTTGCATTGGATCAGGTAACCCTTTAAACCACCATATACAGACATCAAGTAGCAAGTAACTACTAGATATAGTGGTGTCAGAGATTACGGCCACTTAGCCAGTCAAAAAATTGATCTCAGTAAACTGCTTGAGAAACAAAGCCTTTATCGCTTGACAGAGCAGTGTCTCGACTCTAAAATCCCGCGTTCTCATGCCCCCTGTGGCATTGATTTATTAGCAAGCAACACGGATTCAGACATGAAACGTACTTTTCAGCCAAGTAATTTGAAGCGCGCCCGCACTCACGGTTTCCGTGCCCGTATGGCAACCAAGGGCGGTCGCCTGGTTCTTAAGCGTCGTCGCGCTAAGGGCCGTGCTCGTCTGGCAGCCTAAGGGTTTAGAACAGGTGAAATTCGGTTTTTCGCGTTCAGCACGACTGCTGAAACCAGCGGAGTTCCGGCATGTATTTGCCGACGCCGAAAGTGTTGCCTGTCGCCAGCTGAGATTGCTGTTCCGGCCCTGTGAATTGGGTCGGACCCGCATAGGATTCGCATTGACCAAAAAAGCGGTCAAGCGTGCGGTCGATAGAAACCGGATCAAACGTGTGTTTCGGGATAGTTTCCGTCTTAATCAACACGAAATGGGTTCGGTCGATATTATCGTTTTGGCACGTCGAGGTGCGTCCGATCTGGACAACGCAGCCTTACAAAAACTTGCCAACGATCTCTGGCTCAGGCTTGAAAAAAGCTATAAAAAGAGCCAATCCCTTGCTTCTGCACCTTCCCAGCAGGACTGCGACCTTTCATAATACGCTTCATTTTTCGGACATCTGCCGACAACGGTCACCCTTATGGAACTACAACGCACAATATTAATTGCGCTGTTTGCTCTGGTATCGGTAATGCTCTTCCAAACTTGGGATGAGACTTACAATGCACCAGTTCAACAAACCGCAAATGCATCAGTCAGTTTACCAGGTGATACACCTGAAGCTGCTTCTGGTTTGGATTCAGAAGTACCAGCAGCCTCAATAACTGGTTCTGCTGTTGCACAAGCTATTTCCAGCAAGACCATTAAGATTCGTACCGACTTACTGGCGCTCGAAGTTGATCTTCAGGGTGGCACGATTGTTCAGGCTGATTTACTCGCCTTTCCAGAAAGTTTGGGTTCTGAAGTACCTTTCCGCTTAATGAGTAATACGCCAAACCAGAGTTATGTCGCTCAAAGTGGTTTGAGTAGTATTGCTGGTCCGGATAACCGTGATGGTCGCGCAGTATTTGCTGCATCGGCTGACAGCTTTGAAATGGTCGATGGCCAAGACAAGTTAGTGGTGCCTTTAACCTGGACTAATGAGCAGGGCGTAGAATTCATTAAGTTGTTTACTTTCACTCGTGGTAGCTATGCGGCTGAAGTTAACTACAAGGTCGATAACCAGTCTGGAAAAACTTACTCCGGTAGCTTTTATGCTCAGTTAAAGCGTCATCGTCCACTGGAAGAAAAAAGTGTTGGTTTAGGTGGGTTTAACACTTATACCGGTGCAGTTGTTACCACACCTGACGAGCCTTACAAAAAAATCACCTTTGACGATATGGAAGAAGAAGCTTTCAAGAAAGACGTTAGAGGCGGTTGGGCGGCAATGAGCCAGCACTATTTTGTAAGTGCCTGGATTCCTGTTGCGGATCAGGTGAACAGCTATAGCTCTCGTGCAAACAAAGGCGAGTACCTAGTTCAGTTGGTGAGTCCTGCTTTGAACGTTTCTCCTGGTCAAACCGGCGAAATTGGTTCTACCTTGTGGATTGGTCCAAAGGATCAAAACAAGCTGGAGGCGCTGTCTGAGAACCTCGATCTGACTATCGACTATGGTTGGTTGTGGTTTATTGCTCAGCCATTATTCTGGTTGTTGACCATGTGGCATGGCCTA
This window encodes:
- the rnpA gene encoding ribonuclease P protein component, translating into MKFGFSRSARLLKPAEFRHVFADAESVACRQLRLLFRPCELGRTRIGFALTKKAVKRAVDRNRIKRVFRDSFRLNQHEMGSVDIIVLARRGASDLDNAALQKLANDLWLRLEKSYKKSQSLASAPSQQDCDLS
- the yidC gene encoding membrane protein insertase YidC, coding for MELQRTILIALFALVSVMLFQTWDETYNAPVQQTANASVSLPGDTPEAASGLDSEVPAASITGSAVAQAISSKTIKIRTDLLALEVDLQGGTIVQADLLAFPESLGSEVPFRLMSNTPNQSYVAQSGLSSIAGPDNRDGRAVFAASADSFEMVDGQDKLVVPLTWTNEQGVEFIKLFTFTRGSYAAEVNYKVDNQSGKTYSGSFYAQLKRHRPLEEKSVGLGGFNTYTGAVVTTPDEPYKKITFDDMEEEAFKKDVRGGWAAMSQHYFVSAWIPVADQVNSYSSRANKGEYLVQLVSPALNVSPGQTGEIGSTLWIGPKDQNKLEALSENLDLTIDYGWLWFIAQPLFWLLTMWHGLFGNWGWAIIFLTITVKALFFYPSAISYRSMAKMRKLAPKLAQLKERYGDDRQQIGTKTMELYKKEGANPMTGCLPVLLQMPVFIALYWTLLESVELRLAPWLGWITDLSAQDPYYILPVIMAASMFIQQKLNPPPADPMQQKVMQFLPVVFGVFFLFFPAGLVLYWCVNNILSILQQWMITRKIEAED
- the dnaA gene encoding chromosomal replication initiator protein DnaA, producing the protein MTDSLWSQCLARLQDELPQQQFNTWLRPLQAKEEAGSLVLFAPNRFVVDWVKRNYQSRIVDLLDEFVPDNPPEVCLQIGSRNQATASAPARPRTAATVRTAPATPAKPARRPAAESPAPRQAPARKQPMRQPQPQTTAEPAIAAGVSGGSKSRRVTRTNQRRPERVVQASLLEAEAAPGSGVGGAAMEAVNYTQGATPQQVLARSGLFVDTGSSINRQFSFDNFVEGKSNQLARAAAFQVSENPGTAYNPLFLYGGVGLGKTHLMHAIGNQVLQQNPDARVLYLNSERFVGDMVRALQNNAIAEFKRFYRALDVLMIDDIQFFAGKERSQEEFFHTFNHLLEGQQQVILTCDRYPKEINGLEDRLKSRFGWGLTVQLEPPELETRVAILMSKAEQARVQLPYEVAFFIAKKIRSNVRELEGALKRVIASAQFTGKPITMDFVKDALKDLLALQDKLVSIDNIQKTVAEYYKMSVTELLSKRRTRSIARPRQVAMALAKELTNHSLPELGRAFGGRDHTTVLHACRKVKELRETTRDIGEDYSNLLRTLSS
- the rpmH gene encoding 50S ribosomal protein L34; amino-acid sequence: MKRTFQPSNLKRARTHGFRARMATKGGRLVLKRRRAKGRARLAA